The following coding sequences lie in one Hyalangium ruber genomic window:
- a CDS encoding serine/threonine protein kinase — protein MTSHVGKYQLIRQLAGGIVEDYLAKGADPRGFEKTLVLECLRPDMAENSEFVEMFLDEVRSAAQLTHPHIAQVFDFGEADGTYFLAREYIDGPSLSRLIRHAAAQRMTLPATLCARIISQACEGLAFAHDLTDPRTNQPLRLIHGCIRPDNILLSRQGMAKVVDFGTDRIRSRAPRSCYAYTPTEGEFAYSSFDELRSREGLDRRADVYSLGVVLYELLTARRPFESKSAWSLAQVILSEPMVPAERHRPDLPGALRAILVRALAKDRDQRYPDCHAFQADLEAFILSEGEPVTPQQVAQLIQQVTASDDPTVIAPGR, from the coding sequence GTGACATCCCACGTCGGCAAATACCAGCTCATCCGCCAGCTCGCCGGAGGCATCGTCGAGGACTATCTGGCCAAGGGCGCCGACCCGCGGGGCTTCGAGAAGACGCTGGTGCTCGAGTGCCTCCGGCCGGACATGGCCGAGAACTCGGAGTTCGTGGAGATGTTCCTCGACGAGGTGAGGAGCGCCGCCCAGCTCACGCACCCGCACATTGCACAGGTCTTCGACTTCGGTGAGGCGGACGGCACGTACTTCCTCGCCAGGGAGTACATCGATGGGCCCAGCCTGAGCAGGTTGATCAGGCACGCGGCGGCCCAGAGGATGACCCTGCCGGCGACACTGTGCGCGCGCATCATCTCGCAGGCCTGCGAAGGGCTCGCCTTCGCCCACGACCTCACCGATCCCAGGACGAACCAGCCGCTGAGGCTCATCCACGGCTGCATCAGGCCGGACAACATCCTCCTGTCGCGCCAGGGGATGGCCAAGGTCGTGGACTTCGGCACCGACAGAATCCGGTCCCGGGCCCCCCGCTCCTGCTACGCCTATACTCCCACCGAGGGCGAGTTCGCGTATTCGTCGTTCGACGAGCTGAGGTCCCGGGAGGGATTGGACCGGCGGGCGGACGTATACTCGCTCGGGGTGGTGCTCTACGAGCTGCTCACCGCGCGCAGGCCCTTCGAGTCCAAGTCCGCCTGGAGCTTGGCGCAGGTCATCCTCTCCGAGCCCATGGTTCCCGCCGAGCGGCACCGGCCGGACCTACCCGGCGCCCTGCGCGCCATCCTCGTCCGGGCGCTCGCCAAGGATCGGGACCAGCGCTACCCGGACTGCCACGCGTTCCAGGCCGACCTGGAGGCGTTCATCCTCTCGGAGGGTGAGCCGGTAACCCCGCAGCAGGTGGCCCAGCTCATCCAGCAAGTCACCGCGAGCGACGACCCGACCGTCATCGCCCCGGGAAGATGA
- a CDS encoding dirigent protein, translating to MYKAMLMAALTLPMLGCESAHAEESWTLNTLADARSGIASPVDLGAPGDSPGDMFVFDQPLLNAEKENIGSNSGYCVRTLPGQFSECQWTLTMADGTITVAGREAETGTSLIPVVGGTGAYLGVTGMLATTPNGDRTFTQVLTLMKPNR from the coding sequence ATGTACAAGGCCATGCTGATGGCTGCCCTGACCCTGCCGATGCTGGGCTGTGAGTCCGCTCACGCGGAGGAGTCCTGGACGTTGAACACCCTCGCGGATGCTCGCAGTGGCATTGCCTCCCCCGTGGACCTGGGCGCGCCGGGGGACTCGCCGGGCGACATGTTCGTGTTTGATCAGCCGCTGTTGAACGCCGAGAAGGAGAACATCGGCTCGAACAGCGGATACTGCGTCCGAACGCTCCCCGGTCAGTTCAGCGAGTGTCAGTGGACGCTCACCATGGCCGACGGCACCATCACCGTCGCGGGGCGCGAGGCCGAAACGGGCACCTCCCTGATTCCGGTCGTTGGTGGCACGGGCGCCTATCTGGGAGTGACCGGGATGCTGGCCACCACGCCCAATGGGGACCGCACCTTCACCCAGGTGCTCACGCTGATGAAGCCCAACCGCTGA
- a CDS encoding phosphotransferase family protein has protein sequence MEPRLDLAAMIGRIAYHVVKEKLTNPRPTSLREVPPSPRHLTNEWLTLALCDGTPGAEVMGYEVSGRDEGTSSRARLRVRYNEAGRDAGLPTALFTKSGATFKTRLVSAAAGLSKIESQFYALVRPTLAIEAPPTRYSAYDPVTNRQLLLMDDVTVTVGATFGDVLSRDLTYDQAEKVVDTLAALHAKFWGAPLQRMYGSWLWNSYEFQATLNVYIGAVARIASGFERGRDVIPARLHARRSELADAMMRSLKINISGPQTMLHSDTHPGNWYVTKAGAMGLCDWQCVAQGGWARDIAYALATNLPPENRRAWERDLIARHGERLAEAGIRPPSADEAFLAYRQAMTHPTMMWLSVLGRHASQPVFQLHEVTVELVRRVCTAADDLDTLDAIP, from the coding sequence ATGGAGCCACGCCTCGATCTCGCCGCGATGATTGGGCGCATCGCGTACCACGTCGTCAAGGAGAAGCTGACCAACCCGCGGCCGACGAGCCTGCGCGAGGTGCCGCCGTCGCCGAGGCACCTCACGAACGAATGGCTAACGCTGGCGCTGTGCGACGGCACACCGGGCGCCGAGGTCATGGGCTACGAGGTCTCCGGGCGTGATGAAGGCACCTCCTCGCGGGCACGGCTCAGGGTGCGGTACAACGAAGCCGGCCGGGACGCCGGGCTTCCGACGGCGCTGTTCACGAAGTCCGGGGCGACCTTCAAGACGCGCCTGGTCTCGGCGGCCGCGGGGCTGAGCAAGATAGAGTCGCAGTTCTATGCGTTGGTGCGCCCGACGCTCGCGATCGAGGCTCCGCCCACGCGCTACTCGGCCTACGATCCGGTCACCAACCGCCAGCTCTTGCTCATGGACGACGTGACCGTCACCGTCGGCGCGACGTTCGGCGACGTCCTTAGCCGCGACCTCACGTACGATCAGGCCGAGAAGGTCGTCGACACGCTCGCGGCCCTGCACGCGAAGTTCTGGGGCGCGCCGCTCCAGCGGATGTACGGGAGCTGGCTGTGGAACTCGTACGAGTTCCAGGCCACGCTGAACGTCTACATCGGGGCCGTCGCTCGCATCGCGTCGGGCTTCGAGCGCGGTCGTGACGTGATCCCCGCACGGCTCCACGCGCGCCGCAGCGAGCTGGCCGATGCGATGATGCGTTCATTGAAGATCAACATCAGCGGTCCGCAGACGATGCTGCACTCCGACACGCACCCTGGCAATTGGTACGTCACCAAGGCGGGGGCCATGGGGCTCTGCGACTGGCAGTGCGTGGCCCAGGGCGGCTGGGCGCGCGACATCGCCTATGCGCTCGCGACCAACCTCCCGCCGGAGAATCGCCGCGCGTGGGAGCGCGACCTCATCGCCCGCCACGGTGAGCGGCTCGCGGAGGCGGGCATCAGGCCGCCGAGCGCGGATGAGGCGTTCCTCGCCTATCGCCAGGCGATGACGCACCCGACGATGATGTGGCTCTCCGTCCTCGGGCGACACGCGAGCCAGCCGGTGTTTCAGCTCCACGAGGTCACCGTCGAGCTCGTGCGCCGCGTCTGCACGGCGGCGGACGACCTCGACACGCTCGACGCGATCCCGTGA
- a CDS encoding choice-of-anchor A family protein — MKGSSSSAQSTGGFGQAMQACIEVQLGDYNLFLLEDYNQGTSVQGKVAAGGAITLNGFAIGAGLPDGTTAQTLVAGGDLSLSNGGVHGDAWYGGTYSADSSVTFSRGLPSMGTPIDFAARGAELHGLSSALAGLGFNGTTTREPWGGLMMRGTDPELNVFQVNASAFNGAVLWSIDAPAGSFVVVNILGATASFRGFDIQFGGGIAAQAVLYNFVEATAIQAQGFGFRGTVLAPGAELHFSTGSFEGGIYARALTGNAAGYLHPLAEREICTTTGPSNSPPSVSITSPSSSASFTAPATIHVVAEASDSDGTLSNVEFFHNDVLVGTSLSAPYAITLTEVPAGTHRLAAKATDDQGASVTSAVVVVTVQGPVLVITHPFNGSSIQGDRVLVTGHITNRPPHSGVTVNGVLAAVDANANFHASVPLAAGGNTLSATLTTVEGTTLTESVTVVATGQALPFTVTAEPAVGLAPLLVTFTITNLTAQPASFTLEGAGPFSLPANGSSVLSATYPVGVFTPIVVVTDHTGATFSQALVIEAREANQMDQLFGAIWNGMNEALAAGDKARAMKYLNPRAREKYGPVFDALLPFMPEIVASYSPLARASLSPSIGEYAVRRSDNGLQRIHLIYFLQCPDGIWRVDEM; from the coding sequence TTGAAGGGCTCCTCCAGCTCTGCACAGTCCACCGGCGGCTTCGGCCAAGCAATGCAGGCCTGCATCGAGGTTCAGCTGGGCGACTACAACCTCTTCCTGCTCGAGGACTACAACCAGGGAACCTCGGTGCAAGGCAAGGTCGCGGCCGGCGGCGCCATCACCCTGAACGGCTTCGCGATCGGGGCGGGGCTGCCGGACGGCACCACTGCCCAGACCCTGGTGGCGGGCGGCGATCTGAGCCTCTCCAACGGAGGGGTCCACGGTGATGCGTGGTACGGGGGAACCTATTCCGCCGACTCCTCCGTGACCTTCAGTCGAGGACTCCCGTCGATGGGCACGCCCATCGACTTCGCTGCCCGAGGGGCCGAACTGCACGGCCTCTCCTCCGCGCTGGCGGGCCTGGGGTTCAACGGCACGACGACGCGCGAGCCCTGGGGCGGCCTCATGATGAGAGGAACGGACCCCGAGCTGAACGTCTTCCAGGTGAACGCCAGTGCCTTCAACGGCGCCGTGCTGTGGTCCATCGACGCACCGGCTGGCTCCTTCGTGGTGGTCAACATTCTCGGCGCAACGGCTTCGTTCCGTGGCTTTGACATCCAGTTTGGTGGCGGCATCGCCGCGCAGGCAGTGCTCTACAACTTCGTGGAGGCCACGGCCATCCAGGCCCAGGGTTTCGGTTTTCGGGGCACGGTGCTGGCCCCCGGCGCCGAACTTCACTTCAGCACGGGCAGCTTCGAGGGTGGCATCTACGCCCGGGCGCTGACAGGCAATGCCGCAGGCTACCTCCATCCGCTGGCCGAACGAGAGATCTGCACGACGACCGGGCCCTCAAACAGCCCTCCCTCCGTCTCCATTACCAGTCCTTCGAGCAGCGCATCGTTCACGGCTCCCGCGACGATTCACGTCGTCGCCGAGGCTTCCGACAGCGACGGCACCCTCAGCAATGTGGAGTTCTTCCACAATGACGTGCTGGTGGGAACCTCGCTCTCTGCTCCCTACGCCATCACGCTCACCGAGGTGCCTGCGGGGACTCACCGCCTGGCCGCGAAGGCGACCGACGACCAGGGAGCCTCGGTCACCTCGGCGGTGGTGGTGGTGACCGTTCAGGGCCCAGTGCTCGTGATCACCCACCCGTTCAACGGCTCGAGCATCCAGGGGGACCGGGTGCTGGTCACGGGCCATATCACGAATCGTCCTCCCCACTCGGGAGTGACGGTCAATGGTGTCTTGGCCGCCGTGGATGCCAATGCCAACTTCCATGCCAGCGTGCCACTGGCCGCGGGTGGCAACACGCTGAGCGCCACGCTAACCACTGTCGAGGGGACCACCTTGACGGAGAGCGTCACGGTGGTCGCAACCGGACAGGCTCTCCCCTTCACTGTCACCGCCGAGCCGGCAGTGGGGCTCGCGCCCCTGCTGGTTACCTTCACCATCACCAACCTCACCGCGCAGCCCGCAAGCTTTACCCTCGAAGGGGCTGGACCATTCTCTCTGCCCGCGAATGGCTCATCGGTGCTCTCCGCCACCTACCCCGTGGGGGTGTTCACCCCCATCGTCGTGGTGACGGACCACACGGGAGCCACCTTCAGCCAAGCCCTGGTGATTGAAGCGCGCGAGGCGAACCAGATGGATCAACTCTTCGGTGCCATCTGGAATGGCATGAACGAAGCGCTGGCAGCGGGAGACAAGGCCCGAGCGATGAAGTACCTGAACCCCAGGGCTCGGGAGAAATACGGGCCTGTATTCGATGCGCTCCTGCCATTCATGCCCGAGATCGTCGCCTCATATTCACCGCTGGCCAGAGCGAGCCTCTCCCCCTCGATCGGAGAGTATGCCGTGAGACGGTCAGACAACGGCCTCCAACGGATCCATCTGATCTATTTCCTTCAATGCCCGGATGGGATTTGGCGTGTCGATGAGATGTAA
- a CDS encoding alpha/beta fold hydrolase, with product MERFVEVAQSVSLWVESRGPEDAPAVLLIMGSTVSGRVWPDELVELLARKHRVIRYDHRDTGASTWAFDRVPYSATRMAEDALAILDALGIERAHVVGLSLGGFLVQWLLVAHPERLLSATVIGAPALEGAPARANVSARAPIDPGLYEFWRHMFEPRDREAQIDWRVEHWRRLNGKAIPFDAEEFRALERRIIAHAGRHDTSDAHARADPSGLARGAELAHVTVPTLVIATPEDPTNPESNSRFLAETLPRSTLVTIDGMGHAIPRAVVPPLASALLSHIETVGHR from the coding sequence ATGGAACGCTTCGTGGAGGTCGCCCAGAGCGTCTCGCTCTGGGTCGAATCACGGGGGCCGGAGGATGCCCCCGCCGTTCTGCTCATCATGGGCTCCACCGTCTCGGGACGGGTCTGGCCCGATGAGCTCGTGGAACTCCTGGCCCGGAAGCACCGGGTCATCCGCTATGACCACCGGGACACCGGAGCGTCTACCTGGGCTTTCGACAGGGTCCCCTACTCCGCGACCCGAATGGCCGAGGACGCACTGGCCATCCTCGATGCACTCGGCATCGAGCGCGCGCACGTCGTGGGCCTTTCGTTGGGAGGCTTTCTGGTGCAGTGGCTCCTGGTCGCGCATCCCGAGCGGCTGCTCAGCGCGACGGTCATCGGGGCGCCCGCCCTCGAAGGCGCGCCCGCCCGCGCCAACGTGTCGGCGCGAGCCCCCATAGACCCCGGTCTGTACGAGTTCTGGCGCCACATGTTCGAGCCGCGTGACCGCGAGGCGCAGATCGACTGGCGGGTCGAGCACTGGCGCAGGCTCAACGGCAAGGCGATTCCCTTCGATGCCGAGGAGTTCCGTGCGCTGGAGCGGCGCATCATCGCCCACGCCGGCCGCCACGACACCTCGGATGCCCATGCGCGGGCCGACCCCTCCGGACTGGCTCGTGGGGCGGAGCTCGCGCATGTCACCGTGCCCACGCTCGTCATCGCCACCCCGGAGGATCCCACCAATCCCGAGTCCAACTCGCGATTCCTGGCGGAGACCCTGCCGCGCTCGACCCTGGTGACGATCGACGGGATGGGGCACGCGATTCCACGTGCCGTCGTGCCCCCACTCGCGTCGGCGCTCCTGAGCCACATCGAGACCGTGGGCCACCGTTGA
- a CDS encoding ATP-binding protein, giving the protein MHDDAGHGRTVLQLEQLNALLEAKVKSQGELLAETQERLRTLFENAPLSIQLIDVSGRTLQVNAAWRALWRIPPDVVENFILRDYNVLTDPQLEKQGILPYFHRALRGENSRIPAIRYDAAEPQLAGRARWVEGNLYPVKDAAGEVRQLVLIHEDVTERREAQELILRKSAEFEAVYQHLPEPVIMTSPEHIIVLVNPAANALFGYAPDELIGQPAAILEAEGTEPKHAPGAEAREVSYRHRSGERILTSTLSSVARSADGEVFGYVAIVRDIREQRREEEMRRFISNAGDVLASSLDPRETLSALARLAVPTLGDWCLIDLLEDDGSVRRAEVVIADPRHEPVKAKVSRFAISRDRPENPPARALFEARPLLIPVLEREKIGQLALGDEHAQVILEAEVHSMICVPLVARGRVLGVLSLLLAASRRSYTERDFSYAKQLAGKAAQAVENSRLYERATEAISARDEFLSICSHELKTPLTSLKLQIELASRSLQKPVSAGLPAEALNTRLGVAARQLRRVERLIDDMLDVSRIATGMLSMDMAPLSVRELVTETVHQASEVFQSAGVALTVEVSEDARVHGDRARLAQVLDNLLANALKYGEGKPVRIDVGRRGDQVELSVSDQGPGIAPRDLQRIFQRFERAVASRSITGLGLGLHISRQIAERHGGTLDVESELGGGARFTLRLPVEVGGS; this is encoded by the coding sequence ATGCATGACGACGCCGGCCACGGCCGGACGGTCCTTCAGCTCGAGCAGCTCAACGCGTTGCTCGAAGCGAAGGTCAAAAGCCAGGGGGAGCTGCTCGCCGAGACGCAGGAGCGCCTGCGCACCCTCTTCGAGAACGCGCCGCTGAGCATCCAGCTGATCGACGTCTCGGGCCGGACGCTGCAGGTCAACGCGGCATGGCGCGCGCTCTGGCGCATCCCGCCGGACGTGGTCGAGAACTTCATCCTCCGCGACTACAACGTCCTGACGGACCCCCAGCTCGAGAAGCAAGGCATCCTCCCGTACTTCCACCGGGCCCTACGAGGCGAGAACAGCCGCATCCCGGCCATCCGCTACGACGCGGCCGAGCCCCAGCTCGCAGGCCGTGCGCGGTGGGTCGAGGGGAACCTCTACCCCGTGAAGGACGCGGCCGGCGAGGTCCGGCAACTGGTCCTCATCCACGAGGACGTCACCGAGCGGCGAGAGGCGCAGGAGCTCATCCTCCGCAAGAGCGCGGAGTTCGAGGCTGTCTACCAACACCTCCCGGAGCCGGTGATCATGACCTCGCCCGAGCACATCATCGTGCTCGTGAACCCGGCGGCGAACGCGCTCTTCGGCTATGCGCCGGATGAACTCATCGGACAACCCGCGGCCATTCTCGAGGCCGAGGGGACGGAGCCGAAGCACGCGCCCGGAGCGGAGGCTCGCGAGGTGAGCTACCGCCACCGCAGCGGTGAGCGCATCCTCACGAGTACCCTGTCCTCGGTGGCGCGCTCGGCCGACGGAGAGGTCTTCGGGTACGTCGCCATCGTGCGCGACATCCGTGAGCAGCGGCGAGAGGAGGAGATGCGCCGGTTCATCTCCAACGCAGGAGATGTCCTGGCCTCGTCGCTGGACCCTCGCGAGACGCTCTCCGCGCTGGCACGGCTCGCGGTGCCCACGCTCGGAGACTGGTGCCTCATCGACCTGCTCGAGGACGACGGCTCGGTCCGCCGTGCAGAGGTCGTCATCGCGGACCCGCGACACGAGCCCGTCAAGGCGAAGGTCTCCCGCTTCGCCATCAGCAGGGACCGACCGGAGAACCCTCCTGCCCGGGCGCTCTTCGAGGCGAGGCCCCTGCTCATCCCGGTCCTCGAGCGCGAGAAGATCGGACAGCTGGCCCTCGGCGACGAGCACGCCCAGGTCATCCTCGAGGCGGAGGTGCACTCGATGATCTGCGTGCCGCTCGTGGCGCGCGGCAGGGTGCTCGGGGTGCTGTCCCTGCTCCTCGCCGCATCCCGGCGCAGCTACACGGAGCGGGACTTCTCCTACGCGAAGCAGCTCGCCGGGAAGGCCGCGCAGGCAGTGGAGAACTCGCGGCTCTATGAACGAGCCACCGAGGCGATCTCCGCTCGCGACGAGTTCCTCAGCATCTGCTCCCACGAGCTCAAGACGCCTCTCACCTCGCTGAAGCTTCAGATCGAGCTGGCATCCCGCTCGTTGCAGAAGCCGGTCTCGGCCGGGCTCCCCGCCGAGGCGTTGAACACCCGCCTCGGGGTGGCCGCTCGCCAGCTGCGGCGCGTGGAGCGGCTCATCGACGACATGCTCGATGTGTCACGGATTGCCACCGGGATGCTGAGCATGGACATGGCGCCCCTGTCGGTCCGGGAGCTGGTGACCGAGACGGTGCATCAGGCGAGCGAGGTCTTCCAGTCAGCAGGTGTCGCCCTCACGGTGGAGGTCTCCGAAGATGCACGGGTCCACGGGGACCGGGCCCGGCTGGCGCAGGTGCTCGACAACCTCCTCGCCAACGCCCTGAAGTACGGCGAGGGGAAGCCCGTGCGCATCGACGTGGGCCGGCGCGGAGACCAGGTGGAGCTTTCGGTCAGCGACCAGGGCCCTGGGATTGCGCCACGAGATCTGCAGCGCATCTTCCAGCGCTTCGAGCGGGCCGTGGCCAGCCGGAGCATCACCGGGCTCGGCCTCGGCTTGCACATCAGCCGTCAGATTGCCGAGCGCCACGGCGGGACGCTCGACGTGGAGAGTGAGCTCGGCGGCGGGGCGCGGTTCACGCTGCGCCTTCCCGTGGAAGTCGGGGGCAGCTGA
- a CDS encoding DUF4476 domain-containing protein, protein MRAFVVAVAVLMSAAAGAQSAQSQDLKRSPPPGQPTGPITQPAPSTPGYPGPGYDNSPPDSFRREGTLVVVERERLLERLAKMEELLDRAMERSDRQGRRVLTNLGDELDTMRAAVNNAPDVRRYQPRPQPPPPPPAPAVQPISETQLDALSRAMNRESFSDGKLRVLESGASQQYFLVPQVLKMIQKFTFLQDKLQVARVLWPRVLDRDNAYQLYSAFQFSSDKEELKRIIEGR, encoded by the coding sequence ATGAGGGCTTTCGTCGTCGCTGTTGCAGTGCTGATGTCGGCCGCCGCGGGTGCGCAGTCCGCACAGTCTCAGGATCTCAAGCGCTCGCCTCCCCCGGGCCAGCCGACCGGTCCCATCACCCAGCCTGCTCCCAGCACCCCTGGCTACCCCGGCCCTGGCTACGACAACTCCCCTCCGGACTCGTTCCGGCGTGAGGGCACGCTGGTGGTGGTGGAGCGCGAGCGGCTGCTGGAGCGACTGGCCAAGATGGAGGAGCTGCTGGATCGGGCGATGGAGCGGTCCGACCGCCAGGGGCGCCGGGTGCTGACGAACCTGGGAGACGAGCTGGACACGATGCGGGCCGCGGTGAACAACGCTCCGGACGTGCGCCGCTACCAGCCGCGTCCCCAGCCGCCGCCCCCGCCGCCGGCGCCCGCGGTGCAGCCCATCTCCGAGACTCAGCTGGACGCGCTCTCGCGGGCCATGAATCGGGAGTCCTTCAGTGACGGCAAGCTGCGCGTGCTCGAGTCAGGGGCCAGTCAGCAGTACTTCCTGGTGCCGCAGGTGCTGAAGATGATCCAGAAGTTCACCTTCTTGCAGGACAAGCTGCAGGTGGCGCGGGTGCTCTGGCCGCGCGTGTTGGACCGCGATAACGCCTACCAGCTCTACAGCGCCTTCCAGTTCTCCAGCGACAAGGAAGAGCTGAAGAGGATCATCGAAGGGCGATGA